A DNA window from Setaria viridis chromosome 2, Setaria_viridis_v4.0, whole genome shotgun sequence contains the following coding sequences:
- the LOC117846606 gene encoding uncharacterized protein: protein MTTHSRDSNMQQLVPIAPPGKASGSDTGKELVLVDPAGKGSGGVKLREDEEDLEVKLRRIMENVPVRVSNTSGSSAGSGSGDFHQYRQMRRREQDRLARMDADYQKRKEMALFEMRKEERLKAAEERTAKKRLKRQKKQRKKEKRTKTSNGGEEPNRMESSDDDEGSDDDEKLKQ, encoded by the exons ATGACAACTCACAGCAGAGATAGCAACATGCAGCAGCTAGTCCCAATAGCACCACCAGGAAAGGCTTCTGGTAGTGACACTGGCAAGGAGCTGGTTCTGGTTGATCCTGCAGGAAAGGGCTCAGGAGGAGTAAAACTgcgggaggatgaggaggacctGGAGGTGAAGCTCAGGCGCATCATGGAGAATGTCCCTGTTCGTGTCAGTAACACATCAGGGTCCTCTGCTGGTTCCGGCTCCGGTGATTTCCACCAG TATCGGCAAATGAGGAGGAGAGAACAGGACCGGCTAGCACGAATGGATGCTGACTACCAAAAGAGGAAAGAGATGGCTTTGTTCGAAATGCGAAAGGAGGAGAGGCTGAAAGCAGCTGAGGAGCGGACAGCCAAGAAGCGCTTGAAACGCCAAAAGAAGCAGCGGAAGAAAGAGAAGCGAACTAAAACTAGTAATGGAGGTGAAGAACCTAACAGAATGGAGtcatctgatgatgatgaaggttCGGATGATGATGAGAAGTTGAAGCAATGA